In Chelmon rostratus isolate fCheRos1 chromosome 9, fCheRos1.pri, whole genome shotgun sequence, the following proteins share a genomic window:
- the fgfbp2a gene encoding fibroblast growth factor binding protein 2a has protein sequence MWTQAIALLLLLACCLRPAEAQSDGSRRQSIWDDPIKFKTKENDLCTMIITGQGEFTRLRLWCQSSKRSYWCEYVGQPHTCRSYNKNPRHYFVQMMWGLRKLHNACQAPRQIQPHMCRKATNDSQMVFSSASFSRPWPEAPSRPARPRPPAATSPDSVRQASTKATRVPPRARTTQRTSPQPTTPPGESNAKRIARQYCWRSLQGLCSYVIGLVWN, from the coding sequence ATGTGGACCCAGGCCATCGCTCTGCTCCTTCTGCTCGCCTGCTGCCTTCGGCCGGCTGAGGCTCAGAGCGACGGCAGCAGGAGACAAAGCATCTGGGATGATCCCATCAAATTCAAAACCAAGGAAAATGACTTGTGCACCATGATCATCACCGGCCAAGGGGAATTCACCAGGCTGAGGCTGTGGTGCCAGAGCAGCAAGCGGTCCTACTGGTGCGAATATGTGGGCCAGCCTCACACCTGCCGTTCCTACAACAAAAACCCTCGTCACTACTTCGTCCAGATGATGTGGGGCCTCAGAAAGCTCCACAATGCCTGCCAGGCGCCAAGGCAGATCCAACCTCACATGTGCAGGAAGGCAACTAATGATTCTCAAATGGTCTTCTCATCTGCTTCCTTCTCCCGGCCATGGCCAGAGGCTCCTTCCAGGCCTGCAAGACCTCGACCTCCTGCAGCTACAAGTCCTGATTCTGTAAGGCAAGCTTCCACAAAAGCTACTCGCGTCCCACCAAGGGCAAGGACCACACAGAGAACCAGTCCACAACCAACGACACCTCCTGGGGAGAGCAATGCTAAGAGGATTGCTCGGCAGTACTGCTGGAGGTCACTGCAAGGCCTCTGCTCCTACGtcattggtttggtttggaATTAA
- the fgfbp1a gene encoding fibroblast growth factor-binding protein 1, which produces MALLTNVTILLVLACISHQLVLSSCHKSHGRKGRGVDRGQHKDKPGLKVGRQPKSASAQPIKGKIVTKDKSDCTWAATGEDIFILGVTCKKGDRRFSCEYIARPAVCPQYTSNVKLYWKQMARALKKQKNLCQDSNALVKAGMCRRAARDAHFRLHDAQRKTDSPSMPLPPPRAVKSCQPNNKKLAEEYCNDSWSSVCTFFFTMVQDYDC; this is translated from the coding sequence ATGGCTCTCCTCACCAATGTCACTATCCTGCTGGTCCTGGCTTGTATTTCTCATCAGCTGGTGTTGAGCAGCTGTCATAAGAGCCATGGACGGAAAGGAAGAGGGGTGGACAGAGGACAGCACAAGGACAAGCCAGGGCTAAAGGTGGGCCGTCAACCCAAATCTGCCTCTGCACAGCCCATTAAGGGCAAAATCGTTACCAAAGACAAATCAGATTGTACCTGGGCAGCAACAGGTGAGGACATCTTCATCCTGGGAGTCACCTGCAAGAAGGGAGACAGGAGATTCAGCTGTGAGTACATCGCCAGACCAGCTGTGTGTCCCCAGTACACCTCTAACGTCAAACTTTACTGGAAGCAAATGGCCAGGGCGCTGAAGAAGCAAAAGAACTTGTGCCAGGACAGTAACGCGTTGGTTAAGGCCGGTATGTGCAGAAGAGCTGCCAGAGATGCTCATTTCAGACTCCACGATGCACAGAGGAAGACTGACTCGCCCTCCATGCCACTGCCCCCACCCAGAGCTGTCAAGTCCTGTCAACCGAACAACAAGAAGCTGGCAGAGGAGTACTGCAACGACTCCTGGTCGAGCGTTTGCACATTCTTCTTTACTATGGTGCAGGATTATGATTGCTGA